In Leopardus geoffroyi isolate Oge1 chromosome D1, O.geoffroyi_Oge1_pat1.0, whole genome shotgun sequence, a single window of DNA contains:
- the LOC123600393 gene encoding LOW QUALITY PROTEIN: tripartite motif-containing protein 43-like (The sequence of the model RefSeq protein was modified relative to this genomic sequence to represent the inferred CDS: substituted 1 base at 1 genomic stop codon): MDSNIFQNEFTCSICVKYFIDPVTIGCGHSFCMPCLCIFWEEAYHPPSCPVCRETSHQTNFKTNIVLKTRVFLARRARPYHLPSSAEQMCEIHMKTKNFFCEVMKDLLCLLCCKSKEHEAHRHCSTDWTAEEYRQKLLKEMRSVWEKTQENRRNQKRESSKIRAWEGYVCLRREMIRAEYRKVYHLLFEEERRYLERMEKESNEILQQLRASEDSMDQKGKLLRGMYEDLKKTCHKPDVELLQXLTILFCRSESVQLHMPQPVDPQLSSWPITGLIERLNHFLGNRPPFGGIAVRSPQLVSMGYVAPFIFQVSGYVVITGLPFFFENETTTCHMPLFEDLRRWLSSRDHPDVVTNATRSKYFLAWGAQTFTCGQHYWEVDVGNCQNWALGFCDDSWTMRNDMALDSEGIFLLFCIKEDNQCHLFSSSPLSPQYVERPLGHVGVFLDYECGVVSFVNVANCSLICSFLSRSFCLPLRPFLCSAPS, from the exons ATGGATTCCAACATCTTCCAGAATGAATTCACTTGTTCCATATGTGTGAAGTACTTCATAGACCCGGTCACTATAGGCTGTGGGCACAGCTTTTGTATGCCTTGTCTTTGTATCTTCTGGGAGGAAGCCTATcatcctccttcctgccctgtctGCAGGGAAACATCCCATCAAACGAACTTCAAAACCAACATTGTTTTGAAGACACGGGTATTCCTTGCCAGACGGGCAAGACCTTACCACTTACCGAGCTCTGCAGAACAGATGTGTGAGATACACATGAAAACTAAGAACTTCTTCTGTGAGGTTATGAAGGACCTGCTCTGTTTGCTGTGCTGTAAGTCAAAGGAGCATGAGGCCCACAGACATTGTTCCACTGACTGGACCGCTGAGGAATACCGG CAAAAGCTCCTGAAAGAAATGAGGTCTGTGTGggaaaagacacaagaaaatcggagaaatcaaaaaagagagagcagcAAAATCAGAGCATGGGAG GGTTATGTGTGTCTGCGGAGGGAGATGATCCGTGCTGAATATCGGAAGGTGTACCACTTgctttttgaggaagagagacgttatttagagagaatggaaaaagaaagcaacGAGATTTTACAACAACTCAGAGCAAGTGAGGACAGCATGGACCAAAAGGGAAAACTCCTAAGAGGAATGTATGAGGACCTCAAGAAAACGTGTCATAAACCAGACGTGGAGCTGCTCCAG TAACTGACTATTCTTTTTTGCAGGAGTGAGTCAGTGCAGCTGCACATGCCCCAACCTGTGGATCCACAGCTCAGTTCATGGCCCATCACGGGGCTGATAGAGAGACTCAACCATTTTCTTGGTAATAGACCGCCCTTTGGGGGGATAGCCGTACGTTCTCCTCAGCTAGTGTCTATGGGTTATGTTGCTCCATT TATATTCCAGGTTTCGGGTTATGTGGTGATTACTGGCT tgccctttttttttgaaaatgaaacaacGACCTGTCACATGCCGCTGTTTGAAGATCTGAGACGTTGGCTCTCCAGTCGCGATCATCCTGACGTTGTCACTAATGCAACAAGATCAAAATACTTTCTGGCATGGGGAGCCCAGACATTTACCTGTGGTCAGCATTACTGGGAGGTGGATGTGGGGAACTGTCAGAACTGGGCCCTTGGATTTTGCGATGATTCTTGGACAATGAGGAATGACATGGCGCTTGACTCAGAGGGGATTTTTCTACTCTTTTGTATCAAAGAGGACAACCAGTGTCATCTCTTTAGCTCCTCCCCACTGTCGCCTCAATATGTAGAAAGGCCTCTGGGCCACGTGGGGGTGTTCCTGGATTATGAGTGTGGTGTGGTGAGCTTTGTGAACGTGGCCAATTGCTCCCTCATTTGCAGTTTCCTCTCACgttccttctgtcttcctctccgaCCCTTTCTATGCTCTGCACCCTCGTGA